A region from the Nocardioides coralli genome encodes:
- a CDS encoding alpha/beta hydrolase family protein gives MRRRTLLGLPAFAALGACGAAAPIGRGSPDVSGTTTHRYGTHPSQLAELTLPAGKPRGVVVVVHGGFWKQAYDLSLGRPLAASLAAEGWAAWNLEYRRVGGGGGTPETFDDVAAGIDLLAEVGGLDTSTVITLGHSAGGHLATWAAARPEPVVPVTGVVAQAGVLDLVLAHELGLGSGAVEAFLGHPPGPADRALDPFRQLPLGVPVRCIHGRADADVPLELSERYVAAAAATGADAALTRVDGDHYVLIDPASEAWAQTLGLLADLG, from the coding sequence GTGCGGCGGCGGACCCTGCTCGGTCTGCCCGCGTTCGCCGCACTGGGGGCGTGCGGGGCTGCGGCGCCGATCGGCAGGGGCAGCCCGGACGTGAGCGGGACGACGACCCATCGCTACGGCACGCACCCGAGCCAGCTGGCGGAGCTGACGCTGCCCGCCGGGAAGCCGCGGGGAGTCGTGGTGGTGGTCCACGGCGGCTTCTGGAAGCAGGCCTACGACCTCTCGCTCGGGCGGCCGCTGGCCGCGAGCCTCGCCGCGGAGGGGTGGGCTGCCTGGAACTTGGAGTACCGCCGCGTCGGTGGTGGCGGCGGCACACCCGAGACCTTCGACGACGTGGCAGCGGGGATCGACCTGCTGGCCGAGGTCGGGGGCCTCGACACCTCGACCGTCATCACCCTGGGTCACTCGGCCGGCGGCCACCTCGCCACCTGGGCGGCGGCCCGTCCCGAGCCCGTCGTGCCCGTGACGGGCGTGGTCGCCCAGGCGGGGGTGCTCGACCTGGTCCTGGCCCACGAGCTCGGCCTCGGCAGCGGGGCGGTCGAGGCGTTCCTCGGCCACCCCCCGGGTCCCGCCGACCGGGCCCTCGACCCCTTCCGGCAGCTGCCGCTCGGCGTACCCGTCCGCTGCATCCACGGGCGGGCTGACGCCGACGTGCCGCTGGAGCTCTCGGAGCGCTACGTCGCCGCGGCGGCGGCCACCGGCGCCGACGCCGCCCTCACCCGGGTCGACGGTGACCACTACGTCCTCATCGACCCCGCCTCCGAGGCCTGGGCGCAGACGCTCGGGCTGCTCGCCGACCTGGGGTAG
- a CDS encoding dipeptidase produces the protein MTDQLRDRVAAVLPGIRKDLEDLVRIESVSADPARSGEVRRSAEAVRALLEAEGCTVDIVDVDGGAPAVIAHKAGPEGSPTVLLYAHHDVQPENDPADWDSAPFEPTERGERLYGRGAADDKAGIVAHLAALRVFGDDLPVGVTLFVEGEEEIGSPTLPALLAEHQERLAADVIVIADSGNWDIGVPALTTSLRGLVRADVEVRTLTHAVHSGMWGGLVPDALMTLSRLIATLHDDAGNVAVAGLHSGAAADVDYPEDRLRAESGVNPGVEWVGDGSAVERLWTRPSLSITGLDAPQVDGASNTLVPAARARISMRIAPGDTTANAIECLRRHLEQHVPWGAELGFTVVDTGEAMQIDATGPAYDAARSAFAEAWDGTAPIDMGVGGSIPFIAEFLEAFPQASVLVTGVEDPDTRAHGANEGLHLAEFERVVLAETLLLARLGEGG, from the coding sequence ATGACCGACCAGCTCCGTGACCGTGTCGCCGCCGTCCTCCCGGGCATCCGGAAGGACCTCGAGGACCTGGTGAGGATCGAGTCGGTGAGCGCCGACCCGGCCCGGTCCGGGGAGGTCCGCCGGAGCGCCGAGGCGGTCCGGGCGCTGCTCGAGGCCGAGGGGTGCACGGTCGACATCGTCGACGTCGACGGCGGCGCGCCCGCGGTCATCGCTCACAAGGCGGGCCCGGAGGGCTCGCCGACGGTGCTGCTCTACGCCCACCACGACGTGCAGCCCGAGAACGACCCGGCCGACTGGGACAGCGCCCCCTTCGAGCCCACGGAGCGGGGCGAGCGCCTCTACGGCCGGGGTGCGGCCGACGACAAGGCCGGGATCGTGGCCCACCTGGCTGCGCTGCGGGTCTTCGGCGACGACCTGCCGGTCGGCGTCACGCTCTTCGTCGAGGGCGAGGAGGAGATCGGCTCGCCGACGCTGCCCGCGCTGCTGGCCGAGCACCAGGAGCGGCTGGCCGCCGACGTCATCGTCATCGCCGACTCCGGCAACTGGGACATCGGCGTCCCTGCCCTGACCACCAGCCTGCGCGGGCTCGTGCGTGCCGACGTCGAGGTCCGCACCCTCACCCATGCCGTCCACTCCGGCATGTGGGGCGGCCTGGTCCCCGACGCCCTCATGACGCTCAGCCGGCTCATCGCCACGCTCCACGACGACGCCGGCAACGTCGCCGTCGCCGGGCTGCACAGCGGTGCGGCGGCCGACGTCGACTACCCCGAGGACCGGCTGCGGGCCGAGTCGGGCGTCAACCCGGGCGTGGAGTGGGTCGGTGACGGCTCGGCCGTCGAGCGGCTCTGGACCCGTCCCTCGCTCAGCATCACGGGTCTCGACGCCCCCCAGGTCGATGGCGCCAGCAACACCCTGGTCCCGGCGGCCCGGGCCCGGATCTCGATGCGGATCGCGCCCGGCGACACCACCGCCAACGCGATCGAGTGCCTCCGCCGCCACCTCGAGCAGCACGTCCCGTGGGGTGCCGAGCTCGGCTTCACCGTCGTCGACACCGGCGAGGCCATGCAGATCGACGCCACCGGCCCGGCGTACGACGCTGCGCGGAGCGCGTTCGCCGAGGCGTGGGACGGCACCGCCCCGATCGACATGGGGGTGGGCGGCTCGATCCCGTTCATCGCCGAGTTCCTCGAGGCGTTCCCGCAGGCCAGCGTCCTCGTCACCGGGGTCGAGGACCCGGACACGCGGGCCCACGGGGCCAACGAGGGGCTCCACCTGGCCGAGTTCGAGCGGGTGGTGCTGGCCGAGACGCTGCTGCTGGCGCGGCTGGGCGAGGGCGGCTGA
- a CDS encoding sterol carrier family protein, with protein sequence MPRRLQPGDPAAVAEAATRHVSGSSSPADVRLLVKHYLALLQQRAPGTSVEVRVPPYAAAQVVEGVRHTRGTPPAVVETDPATWVELATGRLAWGDAVAAGRVRASGERTDLSAYLPLGEPA encoded by the coding sequence GTGCCCCGACGACTCCAGCCCGGTGACCCCGCCGCGGTGGCCGAGGCCGCCACGCGCCACGTGAGCGGATCGTCCTCCCCGGCTGACGTGCGGCTGCTGGTGAAGCACTACCTGGCCCTGCTCCAGCAGCGCGCGCCCGGCACCTCGGTGGAGGTGCGGGTGCCGCCCTACGCCGCCGCCCAGGTGGTCGAGGGCGTGCGGCACACCCGCGGCACGCCGCCGGCGGTCGTCGAGACCGACCCCGCGACCTGGGTCGAGCTGGCCACCGGCCGGCTCGCCTGGGGCGACGCGGTGGCAGCCGGCCGGGTCCGGGCCTCGGGCGAGCGCACGGACCTGTCGGCGTACCTGCCCCTGGGGGAACCGGCGTGA
- a CDS encoding Na+/H+ antiporter NhaC family protein: protein MADSILSILPPVVAIVLVIATRKVVLSLGLGVLSAAFLVSDYQPWDTLVLVWRSFAELFWADGAVNTGKVYILLFTLALGVIAAVVLMSGGSAAFSEWASRRVRSRRGAQGLAGGLGVAIFIDDYFNALAVGQVARPVTDRLNVARAKLAYLIDSTAAPVAVLAPFSSWGAYIIGLMSPLIAAAALDQSDLEVFVLSAGHNYYAIAALLTVGIVILLQLDVGPMRREERRAIAEGETFDSSEDVPGELAEDLPVHEPGHKRALVIPFAALVVGVVGGMIWTGGTAAGSWGVLDVMANADVTEALIYGAVLGLGTALYYYFRYTTPNDEFDRGVLGKGVAGGAQSMLPAIYILLLAWMLGALIESLGTGEYLAGLVEDAGIAAAWLVPAMFVIAGAMAFSTGTSWGSFGILLPIAGTLMASVGEPELLVPAFGAVLAGAVFGDHCSPISDTTILSSTGASCNVITHVTTQLPYALTGALAALVGYVALAATGSWLLGFLLMVATLGGLAVVAGMVNQSVQDEVSEPAPTTGS from the coding sequence GTGGCCGACTCGATTCTCAGCATCCTGCCACCGGTCGTGGCGATCGTCCTGGTGATCGCCACCCGCAAGGTCGTCCTGAGCCTGGGACTGGGCGTCCTCAGCGCCGCCTTCCTGGTCAGTGACTACCAACCCTGGGACACCCTCGTCCTCGTCTGGCGATCCTTCGCGGAGCTCTTCTGGGCCGACGGGGCCGTCAACACCGGCAAGGTCTACATCCTGCTCTTCACCCTGGCGCTCGGGGTGATCGCGGCCGTCGTCCTCATGAGTGGCGGTAGCGCCGCCTTCTCCGAGTGGGCCTCGCGGCGGGTCCGCTCGCGTCGCGGTGCCCAGGGTCTCGCCGGTGGCCTCGGTGTCGCCATCTTCATCGACGACTACTTCAACGCCCTCGCCGTCGGCCAGGTGGCCCGCCCGGTGACCGACCGGCTCAACGTGGCCCGCGCCAAGCTCGCCTACCTGATCGACTCGACCGCGGCGCCGGTCGCCGTGCTGGCGCCGTTCTCGAGCTGGGGCGCCTACATCATCGGGCTGATGAGCCCGCTCATCGCCGCAGCGGCCCTCGACCAGAGCGACCTCGAGGTGTTCGTCCTCTCGGCCGGCCACAACTACTACGCGATCGCGGCGCTGCTGACCGTCGGCATCGTGATCCTGCTCCAGCTCGACGTCGGGCCGATGCGGCGCGAGGAGCGCCGCGCCATTGCCGAGGGGGAGACCTTCGACAGCTCCGAGGACGTGCCCGGCGAGCTGGCGGAGGACCTCCCGGTCCACGAGCCCGGCCACAAGCGGGCCCTGGTGATCCCCTTCGCGGCCCTCGTCGTCGGCGTCGTGGGCGGCATGATCTGGACCGGCGGCACGGCCGCGGGTTCGTGGGGCGTCCTCGACGTGATGGCCAACGCCGACGTCACCGAGGCACTGATCTACGGCGCCGTCCTCGGGCTCGGCACCGCGCTCTACTACTACTTCCGCTACACCACGCCCAACGACGAGTTCGACCGCGGGGTCCTCGGCAAGGGTGTCGCCGGGGGCGCGCAGTCGATGCTGCCGGCCATCTACATCCTGCTGCTGGCCTGGATGCTCGGTGCACTGATCGAGTCGCTCGGGACCGGCGAGTACCTCGCCGGGCTGGTCGAGGACGCCGGCATCGCCGCTGCGTGGCTGGTGCCCGCGATGTTCGTGATCGCCGGCGCCATGGCCTTCTCCACCGGCACCTCGTGGGGCAGCTTCGGCATCCTGCTGCCGATCGCCGGGACGCTGATGGCCTCGGTCGGCGAGCCGGAGCTGCTGGTGCCCGCCTTCGGCGCCGTGCTCGCGGGCGCCGTCTTCGGTGACCACTGCTCGCCCATCTCCGACACCACGATCCTCTCCTCGACCGGGGCCAGCTGCAACGTGATCACCCACGTGACGACGCAGCTGCCCTATGCCCTCACCGGTGCCCTCGCGGCGCTCGTCGGCTACGTCGCCCTCGCGGCCACCGGCAGCTGGCTGCTCGGCTTCCTGCTGATGGTGGCCACGCTGGGTGGGCTGGCGGTCGTCGCCGGGATGGTCAACCAGTCGGTGCAGGACGAGGTCAGCGAGCCGGCGCCCACCACCGGCTCCTGA
- a CDS encoding NAD(P)-dependent oxidoreductase, producing the protein MIASVPSAELRDAVGEVPGVEVVVWDGEDAPDPRTEVMVPHYRDTPAFLRRLDELPALRVVQTQLAGFDGQVELLRPGVTLCNATGVHDDATAEHAVGLALAVLRRIPEAVRHHGRWSSLREGMRSLTDSRVLVLGYGSIGRALARRLLAHGAEVTAVARSRRDDDLVGTVHGVEDLPGLLGDQHVVVVLLPLDDATRAFVGADLLARLPDRAVVVNVARGGVLDVGAVLAEAGRLQFALDVTDPEPLPDDHPLWRAPDVLITPHVAGGTTAMLPRIAALVRDQLQRYAAGEPLRNVVHDGAR; encoded by the coding sequence GTGATCGCGTCGGTGCCGTCCGCGGAGCTCCGCGACGCCGTCGGCGAGGTGCCCGGGGTCGAGGTGGTGGTCTGGGACGGCGAGGACGCCCCCGACCCGCGCACCGAGGTGATGGTCCCGCACTACCGCGACACCCCGGCGTTCCTGCGGCGTCTCGACGAGCTGCCCGCGCTGCGGGTGGTGCAGACACAACTGGCCGGGTTCGACGGCCAGGTGGAGCTGCTGCGGCCGGGCGTGACGCTGTGCAACGCCACGGGTGTCCACGACGACGCCACGGCCGAGCACGCGGTGGGGCTCGCGCTCGCCGTGCTCCGTCGGATCCCGGAGGCGGTCCGCCACCACGGGAGGTGGTCGTCGCTGCGCGAGGGGATGCGCTCCCTCACCGACTCGCGCGTCCTGGTGCTGGGCTACGGCTCGATCGGTCGGGCGCTGGCGCGTCGGCTGCTGGCGCACGGCGCCGAGGTGACCGCGGTCGCACGCTCCCGCCGCGACGACGACCTGGTCGGCACGGTCCACGGGGTGGAGGACCTGCCCGGGCTGCTGGGTGACCAGCACGTCGTCGTCGTGCTGCTGCCCCTCGACGACGCGACCCGTGCTTTCGTCGGCGCCGACCTGCTGGCCCGGTTGCCGGACCGCGCGGTGGTGGTCAACGTGGCCCGGGGTGGTGTCCTCGACGTCGGCGCCGTCCTCGCCGAGGCCGGCCGGCTGCAGTTCGCCCTCGACGTCACCGACCCCGAACCGCTCCCCGACGACCACCCGCTGTGGCGGGCCCCCGACGTGCTGATCACGCCCCACGTGGCCGGCGGCACCACCGCGATGCTGCCCCGGATCGCCGCCCTGGTGCGCGACCAGCTCCAGCGGTACGCCGCGGGGGAGCCGCTGCGCAACGTGGTCCACGACGGGGCCCGGTGA
- a CDS encoding sensor histidine kinase has product MTQRLSTTTDADREEHLTDGTFRDGLELIAEGVTDMVGFNLACISVVRTAPDGSQDLEVLALGGSDYSAEMVVGRRTPLAGLLGELAKAEDWGRFRFLPHELLDTEDVENAYGWVVPDLVPGEGPNAWHPLDLLVALLHDDHGNLRGSLAIDLPENGLRPDAEQRRLLEKFAVQAERAVVTHLEREELAEQVRLAETARTIVRSASAQDGLSAVLQQCQAGLVEGFRCHGSWIQTFDEDGRGSGAIHTSSSSQVVLPVELIGVATSAAQTCWSEQRTVVIAPGHPVPSVLSDAEQHAVLAFMDDIRITSLLFVPLGAGGECLGNLVLTRTDDRDWTDLDRQAALDIGHDLGRVVLNARTFEREHELVLELRALDSYKSQLIATVSHELKNPLAAVAGYAEVLESAPELAARSRSAVDAIVRGAGRLNRVIDDLLVLSKVEDPHRPLEPVPVDLSRLVADTLELLDVTITQGQVDVVTNTPEGGVLADGDRDELACLVTNLISNAVKYTDLGKVVVTVERHGSVTVLQVSDEGLGISADDQARLFTEFFRSSNPVATSRPGTGLGLAIVKRIVDRHGGTITVDSELGRGSTFTVTLPAAG; this is encoded by the coding sequence GTGACACAGCGACTCTCGACGACCACCGACGCCGACCGCGAGGAGCACCTGACCGACGGCACGTTCCGCGACGGGCTGGAGCTCATCGCCGAGGGCGTCACCGACATGGTCGGCTTCAACCTCGCGTGCATCAGCGTCGTCCGGACCGCACCCGACGGCAGCCAGGACCTCGAGGTCCTCGCCCTCGGGGGCAGCGACTACAGCGCGGAGATGGTCGTCGGCCGGCGTACGCCGCTGGCCGGCCTGCTGGGGGAGCTCGCCAAGGCGGAGGACTGGGGCCGGTTCCGGTTCCTCCCCCACGAGCTGCTCGACACCGAGGACGTCGAGAACGCCTACGGCTGGGTCGTCCCCGACCTCGTGCCGGGCGAGGGACCCAACGCCTGGCACCCGCTCGACCTGCTGGTCGCCCTGCTCCACGACGACCACGGAAACCTGCGGGGCTCGCTGGCCATCGACCTTCCGGAGAACGGCCTGCGGCCAGACGCCGAGCAGCGGCGCCTGCTCGAGAAGTTCGCCGTCCAGGCGGAGCGCGCGGTGGTCACGCACCTCGAGCGTGAGGAGCTCGCCGAGCAGGTGCGGCTGGCCGAGACCGCCCGGACGATCGTGCGCAGCGCCAGCGCCCAGGACGGTCTCTCGGCGGTCCTGCAGCAGTGCCAGGCCGGGCTGGTCGAGGGCTTCCGCTGCCACGGCTCGTGGATCCAGACATTCGACGAGGACGGGCGCGGGTCCGGCGCGATCCACACCTCCTCCTCGAGCCAGGTCGTCCTGCCGGTGGAGCTCATCGGCGTGGCGACCTCGGCGGCACAGACGTGCTGGTCGGAGCAGCGCACCGTCGTGATCGCTCCCGGTCACCCCGTGCCCTCGGTCCTCTCGGACGCCGAGCAGCACGCGGTGCTCGCCTTCATGGACGACATCCGCATCACCTCGCTGCTCTTCGTCCCCCTCGGTGCCGGCGGCGAGTGCCTCGGCAACCTCGTCCTCACGCGCACCGACGACCGCGACTGGACCGACCTCGACCGGCAGGCCGCCCTCGACATCGGGCACGACCTCGGCCGGGTCGTGCTCAACGCGCGGACCTTCGAGCGCGAGCACGAGCTGGTGCTGGAGCTGCGCGCCCTCGACAGCTACAAGAGCCAGCTGATCGCCACGGTGAGCCACGAGCTGAAGAACCCGCTCGCCGCGGTCGCGGGGTACGCCGAGGTGCTGGAGTCGGCCCCCGAGCTCGCGGCACGCTCGCGCAGCGCCGTCGACGCGATCGTCCGCGGCGCCGGGCGGCTCAACCGGGTGATCGACGACCTGCTGGTGCTCTCGAAGGTCGAGGACCCCCACCGACCGCTGGAGCCCGTCCCCGTCGACCTCAGCCGGCTCGTCGCCGACACGCTCGAGCTGCTGGACGTGACGATCACGCAGGGGCAGGTCGACGTCGTCACGAACACTCCTGAGGGAGGCGTGCTGGCCGACGGCGATCGCGACGAGCTGGCCTGCCTGGTCACCAATCTCATCAGCAACGCCGTGAAGTACACCGATCTCGGCAAGGTCGTCGTGACCGTGGAGCGTCACGGCTCGGTGACGGTGCTCCAGGTCAGCGACGAGGGGCTCGGGATCTCGGCCGACGACCAGGCTCGTCTGTTCACGGAGTTCTTCCGTTCCAGCAACCCCGTCGCGACCAGCCGCCCGGGAACCGGCCTCGGGCTCGCGATCGTGAAGCGGATCGTCGACCGCCACGGCGGGACGATCACGGTCGACTCCGAGCTGGGGCGGGGCAGCACCTTCACCGTCACGCTGCCCGCCGCCGGCTGA
- a CDS encoding helix-turn-helix transcriptional regulator → MSTSSRMLRLLSLLQTHRYWPGPELAQRLEVSPRTLRRDVDRLRELGYQVDAVRGVLGGYQLRAGGLLPPLLLEDDEAVAVAVGLRSAAAGSVGGVQETAVQALAKVVALMPPRLRRRMDALASQTDAPAPWAGGPQVDAAVLTTLAQACRDDEPVGFSYTARDAEPTDRRVEPHRLVTLGRRWYLVAYDRDRQDWRSFRVDRITDPEPTGQRFRPRRLPADDALAFVQAGIRRMPQRYAVRVRVAADPEAVARAARGWGEVTPSSGGAVLEMNADSLAWPVMVLAELGAPFEVESPEELREQCAQVARSFGAASS, encoded by the coding sequence ATGTCCACCAGCTCCCGGATGCTGCGGCTGCTGTCCCTGCTCCAGACCCACCGCTACTGGCCCGGGCCGGAGCTCGCCCAGCGGCTCGAGGTCAGTCCGCGCACCCTGCGGCGCGACGTCGACCGGCTGCGCGAGCTCGGCTACCAGGTGGACGCGGTCCGCGGTGTCCTGGGCGGCTACCAGCTGCGCGCCGGTGGTTTGCTCCCTCCGCTGCTGCTCGAGGACGACGAGGCGGTCGCCGTCGCTGTCGGCCTCCGTTCGGCCGCGGCCGGCAGCGTGGGCGGAGTGCAGGAGACCGCCGTGCAGGCCCTCGCCAAGGTGGTCGCCCTGATGCCGCCGCGGCTGCGGCGCCGGATGGACGCGCTCGCCTCGCAGACCGACGCCCCCGCCCCGTGGGCGGGCGGGCCGCAGGTGGACGCGGCGGTGCTCACGACCCTCGCCCAGGCCTGCCGCGACGACGAGCCGGTCGGCTTCAGCTACACCGCCCGCGACGCGGAGCCGACCGACCGACGCGTCGAGCCCCACCGGCTGGTCACCCTGGGACGGCGCTGGTACCTCGTCGCCTACGACCGCGACCGGCAGGACTGGCGCAGCTTCCGCGTCGACCGGATCACTGACCCGGAGCCGACCGGTCAGCGGTTCCGGCCGCGTCGGCTCCCGGCCGACGACGCGCTCGCGTTCGTGCAGGCCGGGATCCGCCGCATGCCCCAGCGGTACGCCGTCCGCGTCCGGGTGGCCGCGGACCCGGAGGCCGTCGCACGCGCCGCCCGGGGGTGGGGCGAGGTGACACCCTCGAGCGGTGGGGCCGTCCTGGAGATGAACGCCGACTCCCTGGCGTGGCCGGTGATGGTGCTGGCGGAGCTGGGCGCGCCCTTCGAGGTCGAGTCGCCCGAGGAGCTGCGGGAGCAGTGCGCACAGGTGGCCCGCTCCTTCGGCGCCGCCTCCTCCTGA
- the purL gene encoding phosphoribosylformylglycinamidine synthase subunit PurL, with amino-acid sequence MLDTVKAAAQDADREQPWAELGLKADEYERIREILGRRPTSSELAMYSVMWSEHCSYKSSKVHLKQFGELAQETPVGKMLAGIGENAGVIDIGQGWAVTFKVESHNHPSYVEPYQGAATGVGGIVRDILAMGARPVAVMDPLRFGPLEADDTHRVLPGIVAGVGGYGNCLGLPNIGGEAVFDETYLGNPLVNALCVGVLRHEDLHLAKASGVGNRVILYGARTGGDGIGGVSVLASETFEDGGPAKRPSVQVGDPFMEKLLIECTLELFAAGLVTGIQDLGGAGLSCATSELASAGDGGMHVDLDLVPLRDSTLAPEEILMSESQERMMAVVAPDDVEEFLAICRKWDVEATDIGEVTDTGRLHIDWHGEQVVDVPPRSVAHDGPTYHRPFARPDAQDALQADVAEALPRPTTGEELRATLLQLAASPNLCDKSWITDQYDRYVRGNTVLAQPSDSGMVRVDDETGLGVAVSTDCNGRFARLDPYAGAQLALAESYRNVATGGARPLAVSDCLNFGSPEDPGVMWQFAEACRGLKDGCAELGVPVTGGNVSLYNQTGETAILPTPVVAVLGVIEDVRRRTPTGFTGAGERVLLLGETREELSGSEWAHVVHGHLGGRPPQVDLAAERSLAALLVEAGGAGLLTSTHDLSDGGLAQALTESVLRADVGATVSLPGDPFIGLFAESTARALVTVTDELADRLVALAGTHGVPVTPIGTTGGDALVVEGHFDVPLDELRQAWSSTLPDALA; translated from the coding sequence GTGCTCGACACCGTGAAAGCAGCCGCGCAGGACGCCGACCGCGAGCAGCCGTGGGCCGAGCTCGGTCTCAAGGCCGACGAGTACGAGCGGATCCGCGAGATCCTCGGCCGTCGCCCAACCAGCAGCGAGCTGGCGATGTACTCGGTGATGTGGAGCGAGCACTGCTCCTACAAGTCCAGCAAGGTCCACCTCAAGCAGTTCGGCGAGCTCGCGCAGGAGACCCCGGTGGGCAAGATGCTCGCAGGCATCGGCGAGAACGCCGGCGTCATCGACATCGGGCAGGGCTGGGCGGTCACCTTCAAGGTCGAGAGCCACAACCACCCCTCCTACGTCGAGCCCTACCAGGGCGCGGCGACGGGCGTGGGCGGGATCGTCCGCGACATCCTCGCGATGGGGGCGCGGCCCGTGGCGGTCATGGACCCGCTCCGGTTCGGGCCGCTGGAGGCCGACGACACCCACCGGGTGCTGCCCGGGATCGTGGCGGGCGTCGGGGGCTACGGCAACTGCCTGGGTCTGCCCAACATCGGCGGTGAGGCCGTCTTCGACGAGACCTACCTCGGCAACCCTCTCGTCAACGCGCTCTGCGTCGGCGTGCTGCGCCACGAGGACCTCCACCTCGCCAAGGCCTCCGGGGTCGGCAACCGGGTCATCCTCTACGGCGCCCGGACCGGGGGCGACGGCATCGGCGGCGTCTCTGTGCTGGCCAGCGAGACCTTCGAGGACGGTGGGCCGGCCAAGCGCCCGAGCGTCCAGGTGGGCGACCCGTTCATGGAGAAGCTGCTCATCGAGTGCACCCTCGAGCTCTTCGCCGCCGGCCTGGTCACCGGCATCCAGGACCTCGGCGGCGCCGGCCTGTCCTGCGCCACCTCCGAGCTCGCCAGCGCGGGTGACGGGGGCATGCACGTCGACCTCGACCTGGTGCCGCTCCGCGACTCGACCCTCGCCCCCGAGGAGATCCTCATGAGCGAGTCGCAGGAGCGGATGATGGCCGTGGTCGCACCCGACGACGTCGAGGAGTTCCTCGCGATCTGCCGCAAGTGGGACGTCGAGGCCACCGACATCGGCGAGGTCACCGACACCGGGCGGCTCCACATCGACTGGCACGGCGAGCAGGTGGTCGACGTCCCGCCCCGCTCGGTGGCCCACGACGGCCCGACGTACCACCGGCCCTTCGCCCGGCCCGACGCGCAGGACGCGCTCCAGGCCGACGTGGCCGAGGCCCTGCCGCGACCGACCACCGGAGAGGAGCTGCGGGCGACGCTGCTGCAGCTGGCTGCCAGCCCCAACCTCTGTGACAAGTCGTGGATCACCGACCAGTACGACCGATACGTGCGCGGCAACACCGTCCTCGCCCAGCCCTCCGACAGCGGCATGGTCCGGGTCGACGACGAGACCGGTCTGGGGGTTGCGGTGTCGACCGACTGCAACGGCCGCTTCGCCCGCCTCGACCCGTACGCCGGCGCGCAGCTCGCGCTCGCGGAGAGCTATCGCAACGTGGCGACCGGGGGTGCCCGGCCGCTCGCGGTCTCCGACTGCCTCAACTTCGGCTCGCCCGAGGACCCCGGGGTGATGTGGCAGTTCGCGGAGGCCTGCCGCGGCCTCAAGGACGGCTGCGCCGAGCTCGGGGTCCCGGTCACCGGAGGCAACGTGAGCCTCTACAACCAGACCGGCGAGACGGCGATCCTGCCCACGCCGGTGGTGGCGGTCCTCGGCGTGATCGAGGACGTCCGGCGGCGCACGCCCACGGGCTTCACGGGCGCCGGCGAGCGGGTGCTGCTCCTCGGCGAGACCCGCGAGGAGCTGTCCGGGTCGGAGTGGGCCCACGTCGTGCACGGCCACCTCGGCGGCCGGCCGCCGCAGGTCGACCTGGCGGCCGAGCGCTCCCTGGCCGCGCTGCTGGTGGAGGCCGGCGGCGCCGGGCTGCTCACCTCGACCCACGACCTCTCCGACGGCGGTCTGGCCCAGGCGCTCACCGAGTCGGTGCTCCGCGCGGACGTCGGCGCCACGGTGTCGCTGCCGGGTGACCCGTTCATCGGGTTGTTCGCGGAGTCGACGGCACGGGCCCTGGTCACGGTGACCGACGAGCTGGCCGACCGCCTCGTGGCGCTGGCCGGCACCCACGGCGTCCCCGTGACGCCGATCGGCACCACCGGCGGCGACGCCCTGGTCGTCGAGGGGCACTTCGACGTACCCCTCGACGAGCTGCGGCAGGCCTGGAGCTCCACGCTTCCCGACGCGCTGGCGTGA